Proteins from a single region of Candidatus Woesearchaeota archaeon:
- the pyrB gene encoding aspartate carbamoyltransferase, translating to MGSSKTDILSMRDFSRQEAEQIIQEAIALKQKTKNLDETAHNKVLASLFFENSTRTRESHELAAKRLGMKIMGFAGTEGTSVKKGEPLADTARMYTGFGADIVVMRHNLDGAARYVADIVNVPVINAGDGANAHPTQTLLDLMTIQEKFSKIDGLKIAMVGDLKYGRTVHSLLQGLALFDNVTVWAVAPPGLEMPDHCIKEFENKTKKTIILTKDLSEVLPEVDVLYMTRIQRERFPLGQEGEYEFKKVSGMYELTAQILTRANPRLCVMHPLPRVKHKLEIHLDVDATPRALYFEQARNGVFIRQVLISHLLGVQKQRAENKEENGLWREQIINQQEKKDSYLYRLDNGTLIDHLEPGKGVLVYSLLGLDKLGATAVVSAHNIESTKYGRKDVMAIHNVRLTPRQLWKLALVSERATVNFIENKQVVQKGTVVLPRMLEGLLLCQNLNCITRPEHFEHAPSKFYVDQDKPLRVRCYYCERTFDQKAVELIR from the coding sequence ATGGGCTCTTCTAAAACAGATATTCTTTCAATGCGCGATTTTTCTCGACAGGAAGCAGAGCAAATTATTCAGGAAGCCATTGCGCTTAAACAGAAAACGAAAAATCTTGATGAAACGGCGCATAACAAAGTTCTAGCATCTCTTTTCTTTGAAAATTCAACTCGTACACGGGAAAGTCACGAACTTGCGGCAAAAAGGTTAGGCATGAAGATCATGGGATTTGCTGGAACTGAAGGCACTTCCGTAAAAAAAGGCGAACCTCTCGCAGATACTGCGCGAATGTATACAGGTTTTGGCGCAGATATTGTCGTCATGCGCCATAATCTTGATGGTGCAGCTCGCTATGTTGCAGATATTGTTAATGTTCCTGTGATTAATGCAGGTGATGGAGCAAATGCACATCCAACACAGACTTTGTTAGATTTAATGACAATACAAGAAAAGTTTAGCAAAATTGATGGACTTAAAATTGCCATGGTAGGGGATCTAAAATATGGTCGCACAGTTCATTCTCTTCTCCAAGGTTTAGCGTTATTTGATAATGTTACAGTTTGGGCGGTTGCACCCCCAGGCTTAGAAATGCCAGATCATTGTATTAAAGAATTTGAAAACAAAACAAAAAAAACAATTATTTTAACTAAAGATCTTTCTGAGGTTCTTCCTGAAGTAGATGTCTTGTATATGACACGAATTCAACGAGAACGTTTTCCCCTTGGACAGGAAGGAGAATATGAATTTAAAAAAGTAAGCGGGATGTACGAGCTTACGGCACAAATTCTAACTCGGGCTAACCCTCGGCTTTGTGTGATGCATCCTCTTCCTCGTGTAAAACATAAGTTAGAGATTCATCTTGATGTTGATGCGACACCAAGAGCACTCTACTTTGAGCAAGCACGTAACGGGGTTTTTATCAGACAAGTTTTGATATCTCATCTTCTAGGAGTGCAAAAACAACGGGCAGAAAACAAAGAAGAAAATGGGTTGTGGCGAGAACAAATTATTAATCAACAAGAGAAAAAGGACAGTTATCTTTATCGTTTAGATAATGGCACTTTGATTGATCATCTTGAACCTGGTAAAGGAGTATTGGTGTATTCTCTGTTAGGGCTGGATAAATTAGGAGCAACGGCAGTTGTTTCTGCGCACAATATTGAAAGTACAAAATATGGACGAAAAGACGTGATGGCGATCCATAATGTGCGCTTGACACCACGCCAGCTTTGGAAACTGGCATTGGTAAGCGAACGCGCCACGGTTAATTTTATTGAGAATAAACAAGTCGTGCAAAAAGGAACAGTAGTGTTACCGCGAATGCTCGAAGGGCTGCTTTTATGTCAAAATCTAAATTGTATTACTCGACCAGAACATTTTGAACATGCTCCAAGTAAGTTT